A single window of Dermochelys coriacea isolate rDerCor1 chromosome 14, rDerCor1.pri.v4, whole genome shotgun sequence DNA harbors:
- the LOC119843319 gene encoding zinc finger protein RFP-like isoform X1, producing the protein MAAENPVESLQEEATCPVCLEYFTHPVTLECGHNFCRACIAQCWEGPDTAASCPQCRETVQQRNLRPNRQLANMVEIAKRLSFQAAKGAGGDRVCGEHQETLKLFCEEDQTPICVICRESRAHRAHRVVPIEEAAQKYKEKIQAQLKALREEREKLLGLKVTGKGKSREYLKQTQTERQKIVSEFQQLRWFLEEQERLLLAQLEKLDEEIMRIQNENFSKCSEEISRLSELTSEMEGKCQKPASEFLQDVRSTLSRCEKGKFQQPEEISPDLEERVSGFSQKTNALSEALRKFKDTLLSALETKRGKYLQAHRKANVTLDPDTAHPQLILSEDWKSVRWGDTRQDLPDNPERFDSEPWVLGCEGFSSGRHCWEVEVEGGRYWAVGVARESVGKKGRISHGPEGGIWAVEQWLCQFRALTSPEIPLPLSRAPSRVRVCLDCDRGQVTFIDAADEAPIFTFPPGSVPGERIRPCLRVWRSRLRLCP; encoded by the exons ATGGCTGCAGAGAACCCCGTGGAAAGTCTCCAGGAGGAAGCGACATGTCCCGTCTGTCTGGAGTATTTCACACACCCTGTCACTCTGGAGTGTGGGCACAATTTCTGTCGAGCCTGCATcgcccagtgctgggagggacCTGACACAGCCGCCTCCTGCCCTCAGTGCAGAGAAACGGTGCAACAGAGAAACCTCAGGCCCAACAGGCAGCTGGCAAACATGGTAGAAATTGCCAAGCGGCTGAGTTTCCAGGCAGCAAAAGGAGCAGGAGGGGACAGGGTGTGTGGGGAACACCAGGAGACTCTGAAACTGTTCTGTGAAGAGGATCAAACCCCCATCTGTGTGATCTGCAGAGAGTCCCGGGCTCACCGCGCTCACAGGGTGGTTCCTATAGAGGAGGCTGCCCAGAAGTACAAG GAAAAAATCCAGGCCCAACTGAAGGCTCTGAGGGAAGAGCGAGAAAAGCTGCTGGGATTGAAAGTGACTGGAAAGGGGAAAAGCCGGGAGTATCTG aaacaaacacaaaccgAGAGGCAGAAGATTGTGTCTGAATTTCAGCAACTGCGGTGGTTCCTGGAGGAACAAGAGCGACTCCTGCTGGCCCAGCTGGAGAAGCTGGACGAGGAGATTATGAGgatacaaaatgaaaatttcagtaaATGCTCAGAGGAGATTTCCCGTCTCAGTGAGCTGACCAGTGAGATGGAGGGGAAGTGTCAGAAGCCAGCGAGTGAATTCCTGCAG gATGTCAGAAGCACCTTGAGCAG GTGTGAGAAGGGAAAgttccagcagccagaggagatTTCTCCTGACCTTGAAGAGAGAGTCAGTGGTTTCTCCCAGAAAACTAATGCACTATCGGAGGCTCTAAGAAAGTTCAAAG ACACTCTGCTGTCTGCACTGGAGACAAAAAGAGGGAAATACCTACAAGCACACAGAAAGG cgaATGTGACTTTGGATCCAGACACGGCTCATCCCCAACTCATCCTGTCTGAGGATTGGAAAAGTGTGAGATGGGGAGACACGCGGCAGGATCTGCCTGACAACCCTGAGAGATTTGACAGTGAGCcctgggtgctgggctgtgagggattCAGCTCGGGGAGACAttgctgggaggtggaggtggaaggTGGACGAtactgggctgtgggggtggccagagagtctgTGGGGAAGAAGGGACGGATCAGCCATGGCCCTGAgggggggatctgggctgtggaGCAGTGGCTGTGTCAGTTCCGGGCTCTCACCTCCCCTGAGATCCCCCTGCCCCTGAGCCGGGCCCCCAGCAGGGTCCGGGTTTGTCTGGACTGTGACCGGGGGCAGGTGACATTTATCGATGCTGCTGACGAGGCCCCGATCTTCACTTTCCCGCCAGGCTCCGTCCCTGGGGAGAGAATCCGGCCCTGCCTCCGGGTGTGGAGATCCCGGCTCCGACTGTGTCCCTGA
- the LOC119843319 gene encoding tripartite motif-containing protein 15-like isoform X4, whose amino-acid sequence MEGKCQKSASEFLQDVRSTLSRCEKGKFQQPEEISPDLEERVSGFSQKTNALSEALRKFKDTLLSALETKRGKYLQAHRKANVTLDPDTAHPQLILSEDWKSVRWGDTRQDLPDNPERFDSEPWVLGCEGFSSGRHCWEVEVEGGRYWAVGVARESVGKKGRISHGPEGGIWAVEQWLCQFRALTSPEIPLPLSRAPSRVRVCLDCDRGQVTFIDAADEAPIFTFPPGSVPGERIRPCLRVWRSRLRLCP is encoded by the exons gATGTCAGAAGCACCTTGAGCAG GTGTGAGAAGGGAAAgttccagcagccagaggagatTTCTCCTGACCTTGAAGAGAGAGTCAGTGGTTTCTCCCAGAAAACTAATGCACTATCGGAGGCTCTAAGAAAGTTCAAAG ACACTCTGCTGTCTGCACTGGAGACAAAAAGAGGGAAATACCTACAAGCACACAGAAAGG cgaATGTGACTTTGGATCCAGACACGGCTCATCCCCAACTCATCCTGTCTGAGGATTGGAAAAGTGTGAGATGGGGAGACACGCGGCAGGATCTGCCTGACAACCCTGAGAGATTTGACAGTGAGCcctgggtgctgggctgtgagggattCAGCTCGGGGAGACAttgctgggaggtggaggtggaaggTGGACGAtactgggctgtgggggtggccagagagtctgTGGGGAAGAAGGGACGGATCAGCCATGGCCCTGAgggggggatctgggctgtggaGCAGTGGCTGTGTCAGTTCCGGGCTCTCACCTCCCCTGAGATCCCCCTGCCCCTGAGCCGGGCCCCCAGCAGGGTCCGGGTTTGTCTGGACTGTGACCGGGGGCAGGTGACATTTATCGATGCTGCTGACGAGGCCCCGATCTTCACTTTCCCGCCAGGCTCCGTCCCTGGGGAGAGAATCCGGCCCTGCCTCCGGGTGTGGAGATCCCGGCTCCGACTGTGTCCCTGA
- the LOC119843353 gene encoding class I histocompatibility antigen, F10 alpha chain-like isoform X2 yields the protein MRWRGLLLALCGAVLAPAAAGGHHSLDILVTGVIDEEGTHQYFMIAKLDDVKIAYYNSDTQEIRTTQEWVAQAMGSDYLQEKTQNFWRYEEGSKSDTRRWMQLHNQTGGFHTEQIHVGCALSGQAPVDPRFQYAYDGRDFISFDNQTGTWVAAEQLAFPQKQSWETGKTWTQYVRWYLKQECLDTLQSLVQQGSGVLWQQVPPKVSVSCRDAPDGSITLSCHTRGSYPRPIHISWMRDGKDILVEKDSSGILPNADGTYYMQSSLEISLQEEDRHRYACRVEHSSLAEPVLVWGPWNRSYALAASE from the exons ATGCGCTGGCGGGGGCTGCTCCTGGCGCTCTGCGGGGCGGTGCTGGCTCCGGCCGCGGCTGGCG GGCACCACAGCCTGGATATACTAGTCACAGGAGTCATTGATGAAGAGGGGACCCATCAGTACTTCATGATCGCCAAGCTGGATGATGTTAAGATTGCATACTACAACAGCGACACGCAAGAGATCAGAACCACCCAGGAGTGGGTGGCTCAGGCCATGGGCTCTGACTATCTCCAGGAAAAGACCCAGAATTTCTGGAGGTACGAGGAGGGCTCTAAAAGTGATACCAGACGGTGGATGCAGCTGCACAACCAGACGGGCG gGTTTCACACCGAGCAGATTCACGTGGGCTGCGCTCTGAGCGGCCAGGCCCCCGTGGACCCGAGGTTCCAATACGCCTACGATGGGAGGGACTTCATCAGCTTTGACAACCAGACGGGGACATGGGTTGCGGCCGAGCAGCTGGCCTTCcctcagaagcagagctgggagacGGGCAAGACGTGGACTCAGTACGTCCGGTGGTACCTGAAACAAGAGTGTCTGGACACCCTGCAGAGCCTGGTgcagcaggggagtggggtcctgTGGCAGCAGG TGCCCCCCAAGGTCTCAGTTTCCTGCAGAGATGCCCCCGACGGCTCCATCACTCTCTCCTGCCACACCAGGGGTTCTTACCCACGtcccatccacatctcctggatGCGGGATGGAAAAGACATCCTGGTGGAGAAAGATTCCAGCGGGATCCTGCCCAACGCTGACGGCACCTACTACATGCAGTCATCTCTTGAGATCTCCCTGCAGGAGGAGGACAGGCACCGCTATGCCTGTCGGGTAGAGCACAGCAGCCTGGCAGAGCCTGTGCTTGTCTGGG GCCCATGGAATCGCAGCTACGCTCTGGCAGCCAGTGAGTAA
- the LOC119843353 gene encoding class I histocompatibility antigen, F10 alpha chain-like isoform X1, translating to MRWRGLLLALCGAVLAPAAAGGHHSLDILVTGVIDEEGTHQYFMIAKLDDVKIAYYNSDTQEIRTTQEWVAQAMGSDYLQEKTQNFWRYEEGSKSDTRRWMQLHNQTGGFHTEQIHVGCALSGQAPVDPRFQYAYDGRDFISFDNQTGTWVAAEQLAFPQKQSWETGKTWTQYVRWYLKQECLDTLQSLVQQGSGVLWQQVPPKVSVSCRDAPDGSITLSCHTRGSYPRPIHISWMRDGKDILVEKDSSGILPNADGTYYMQSSLEISLQEEDRHRYACRVEHSSLAEPVLVWAPGKKDPLPFWVLASIALAALVLAGAVGAIVTLWRRKSAGPWNRSYALAASE from the exons ATGCGCTGGCGGGGGCTGCTCCTGGCGCTCTGCGGGGCGGTGCTGGCTCCGGCCGCGGCTGGCG GGCACCACAGCCTGGATATACTAGTCACAGGAGTCATTGATGAAGAGGGGACCCATCAGTACTTCATGATCGCCAAGCTGGATGATGTTAAGATTGCATACTACAACAGCGACACGCAAGAGATCAGAACCACCCAGGAGTGGGTGGCTCAGGCCATGGGCTCTGACTATCTCCAGGAAAAGACCCAGAATTTCTGGAGGTACGAGGAGGGCTCTAAAAGTGATACCAGACGGTGGATGCAGCTGCACAACCAGACGGGCG gGTTTCACACCGAGCAGATTCACGTGGGCTGCGCTCTGAGCGGCCAGGCCCCCGTGGACCCGAGGTTCCAATACGCCTACGATGGGAGGGACTTCATCAGCTTTGACAACCAGACGGGGACATGGGTTGCGGCCGAGCAGCTGGCCTTCcctcagaagcagagctgggagacGGGCAAGACGTGGACTCAGTACGTCCGGTGGTACCTGAAACAAGAGTGTCTGGACACCCTGCAGAGCCTGGTgcagcaggggagtggggtcctgTGGCAGCAGG TGCCCCCCAAGGTCTCAGTTTCCTGCAGAGATGCCCCCGACGGCTCCATCACTCTCTCCTGCCACACCAGGGGTTCTTACCCACGtcccatccacatctcctggatGCGGGATGGAAAAGACATCCTGGTGGAGAAAGATTCCAGCGGGATCCTGCCCAACGCTGACGGCACCTACTACATGCAGTCATCTCTTGAGATCTCCCTGCAGGAGGAGGACAGGCACCGCTATGCCTGTCGGGTAGAGCACAGCAGCCTGGCAGAGCCTGTGCTTGTCTGGG CCCCTGGGAAGAAGGACCCCCTGCCCTTCTGGGTCCTGGCCTCCATCGCCCTGGCTGCGCTGGTTCTGGCTGGAGCCGTAGGAGCCATTGTTACCCTGTGGAGGAGAAAATCAGCAG GCCCATGGAATCGCAGCTACGCTCTGGCAGCCAGTGAGTAA